A single Pseudomonas brassicacearum DNA region contains:
- the iscR gene encoding Fe-S cluster assembly transcriptional regulator IscR — translation MRLTTKGRYAVTAMLDLALHAQHGPVSLADISERQGISLSYLEQLFAKLRRSNLVSSVRGPGGGYQLSRDMQGIQVAQVIDAVNESVDATKCQGLGDCHGGDTCLTHHLWCDLSLQIHEFLSGISLADLVTRREVQEVAQRQDQRRCNGKAPHLDKIEASAVE, via the coding sequence ATGCGACTGACTACAAAAGGCCGATACGCCGTGACCGCAATGCTGGATCTGGCATTGCATGCGCAGCACGGGCCGGTGTCTCTGGCCGATATCTCCGAGCGCCAGGGCATTTCCTTGTCCTACCTTGAACAGCTGTTCGCCAAGCTGCGCCGTAGCAACCTGGTTTCCAGCGTTCGCGGCCCGGGCGGCGGCTACCAGTTGTCGCGCGACATGCAGGGCATCCAGGTCGCCCAGGTGATCGATGCGGTGAATGAATCGGTCGATGCGACCAAATGCCAGGGCCTTGGCGACTGCCATGGCGGCGATACTTGCCTGACCCACCACTTGTGGTGCGACCTCAGCCTGCAGATCCACGAATTTCTAAGCGGTATCAGCTTGGCTGACCTTGTAACTCGCCGTGAGGTGCAAGAAGTAGCCCAGCGTCAGGACCAGCGCCGTTGCAATGGCAAGGCGCCGCACCTGGACAAGATTGAAGCGTCCGCCGTCGAATGA
- a CDS encoding IscS subfamily cysteine desulfurase: protein MKLPIYLDYSATTPVDPRVAQKMSECLLVDGNFGNPASRSHVFGWKAEESVENARRQVADLVNADPREIVWTSGATESDNLAIKGVAHFYHTKGKHLITSKIEHKAVLDTMRQLEREGFEVTYIEPGEDGIITPAMVEAALRDDTILVSIMHVNNEIGTINDIAAIGELTRSKGILFHVDAAQSTGKVDIDLSKLKVDLMSFSAHKTYGPKGIGALYVSRKPRVRLEATMHGGGHERGMRSGTLATHQIVGMGEAFRVAKEDMAAENVRIKALSDRFFKQVEHLEELYVNGSMTARVPHNLNLSFNYVEGESLIMALKDLAVSSGSACTSASLEPSYVLRALGRNDELAHSSIRFTFGRFTTEEEIDYAAQKVCEAVTKLRALSPLWDMYKDGVDISKIEWAAH from the coding sequence ATGAAATTGCCGATTTACCTTGATTACTCTGCGACCACCCCGGTTGATCCGCGTGTTGCGCAAAAAATGAGTGAATGCCTGCTGGTCGACGGAAACTTCGGTAACCCGGCGTCCCGTTCCCACGTGTTCGGCTGGAAGGCCGAAGAGTCGGTCGAAAACGCCCGCCGCCAGGTCGCGGACCTGGTCAACGCCGACCCGCGTGAAATCGTCTGGACTTCCGGTGCCACCGAGTCCGACAACCTGGCAATCAAGGGTGTCGCGCACTTCTATCACACCAAGGGCAAGCACCTGATCACCTCCAAGATCGAGCACAAGGCTGTCCTGGACACCATGCGCCAACTGGAGCGTGAAGGTTTCGAAGTCACCTACATCGAACCGGGTGAAGACGGCATCATCACGCCAGCCATGGTCGAAGCCGCCCTGCGCGACGACACCATCCTGGTTTCGATCATGCACGTGAACAACGAAATCGGCACCATCAACGACATCGCCGCCATCGGCGAGCTGACCCGTTCCAAGGGCATCCTGTTCCACGTCGACGCGGCCCAGTCAACCGGCAAGGTCGACATCGACCTGTCCAAGCTGAAAGTCGACCTGATGTCGTTCTCGGCCCACAAGACCTACGGCCCTAAAGGCATCGGCGCGCTGTACGTCAGCCGCAAGCCGCGTGTTCGCCTCGAAGCGACCATGCACGGCGGCGGTCACGAACGTGGCATGCGTTCCGGCACCCTGGCGACCCACCAGATCGTCGGCATGGGCGAAGCCTTCCGTGTAGCCAAGGAAGACATGGCTGCCGAGAACGTGCGTATCAAGGCCCTGAGCGACCGCTTCTTCAAGCAGGTCGAGCACCTGGAAGAGCTCTACGTCAACGGCAGCATGACCGCCCGCGTACCGCACAACCTGAACCTGAGCTTCAACTATGTTGAAGGCGAGTCGCTGATCATGGCGCTCAAGGATCTGGCCGTGTCGTCTGGTTCGGCCTGCACCTCGGCATCGCTGGAGCCTTCGTACGTCCTGCGCGCCCTGGGCCGCAACGACGAACTGGCCCACAGCTCGATCCGCTTCACCTTCGGCCGTTTCACCACCGAAGAAGAAATCGATTACGCCGCGCAGAAAGTTTGCGAGGCCGTTACCAAGCTGCGCGCTCTGTCGCCGCTGTGGGACATGTACAAAGACGGCGTCGACATTTCGAAAATCGAGTGGGCGGCGCACTGA
- the iscU gene encoding Fe-S cluster assembly scaffold IscU — protein MAYSEKVIDHYENPRNVGKMDAQDPDVGTGMVGAPACGDVMRLQIKVNEQGIIEDAKFKTYGCGSAIASSSLATEWMKGKTLDEAETIKNTQLAEELALPPVKIHCSVLAEDAIKAAVRDYKQKKGLI, from the coding sequence ATGGCATATAGCGAAAAGGTCATCGACCACTACGAGAACCCGCGCAACGTCGGCAAGATGGACGCGCAGGATCCTGATGTGGGCACCGGCATGGTCGGCGCCCCAGCATGCGGCGACGTGATGCGCCTGCAGATCAAGGTCAACGAGCAAGGCATCATCGAAGATGCCAAGTTCAAGACCTACGGCTGCGGTTCCGCTATCGCGTCCAGCTCCCTGGCCACCGAGTGGATGAAGGGCAAGACTCTCGACGAAGCCGAAACCATCAAGAACACCCAGCTGGCCGAAGAACTGGCCCTGCCGCCAGTGAAGATCCACTGCTCGGTACTCGCCGAAGACGCCATCAAGGCCGCCGTTCGCGATTACAAGCAGAAGAAAGGCTTGATCTGA
- the iscA gene encoding iron-sulfur cluster assembly protein IscA, whose protein sequence is MAIQMTEAAAKHVQRSLAGRGKGEGIRLGVRTTGCSGLAYVLEFVDEVGEDDQVFESHGQKVIIDPKSLTYLDGTELDFVKEGLNEGFKFNNPNVRGECGCGESFNI, encoded by the coding sequence ATGGCTATCCAGATGACAGAAGCGGCAGCTAAGCATGTGCAGCGCTCCCTTGCAGGGCGCGGCAAGGGCGAGGGTATCCGCCTGGGTGTTCGCACCACGGGCTGTTCCGGCCTCGCCTATGTACTGGAATTCGTCGACGAAGTCGGTGAAGACGACCAGGTGTTCGAGAGTCATGGTCAGAAAGTGATCATCGACCCGAAAAGCCTGACGTACCTGGACGGCACCGAACTGGATTTCGTCAAGGAAGGGTTGAACGAAGGCTTCAAGTTCAACAACCCCAACGTGCGCGGTGAATGTGGCTGCGGCGAAAGCTTCAACATCTGA
- the hscB gene encoding co-chaperone HscB codes for MGTPCHFALFQMQPAFQLDLDQLSARYLELARGVHPDRFADASEAEQRRALEQSANLNEAYQTLKSPAKRARYLLAISGHELPLEVTVHDPEFLLQQMQWREELEDLQDSADLAGVAVFKRRLKDAQLELNESFAACWNDAAQREQAERLMRRMQFLDKLTYEVRQLEERLDD; via the coding sequence GTGGGTACTCCTTGTCATTTTGCGTTGTTCCAGATGCAGCCCGCGTTCCAACTGGATCTCGATCAGTTGTCCGCGCGTTACCTTGAATTGGCCCGTGGCGTCCATCCCGACCGCTTTGCCGATGCTTCCGAGGCGGAGCAGCGGCGTGCGCTCGAGCAGTCGGCGAACCTCAACGAGGCGTACCAGACGCTCAAGAGTCCTGCCAAGCGCGCGCGTTATCTGCTCGCCATCAGCGGCCATGAGTTGCCGCTGGAGGTCACGGTCCACGATCCCGAGTTTCTTTTGCAGCAGATGCAATGGCGCGAAGAGCTCGAAGACCTGCAGGACAGCGCCGACCTGGCCGGTGTCGCGGTATTCAAGCGTCGCTTGAAAGACGCCCAGCTAGAACTGAACGAAAGCTTCGCAGCCTGCTGGAACGATGCCGCGCAACGCGAACAGGCCGAACGCCTGATGCGGCGCATGCAGTTCCTCGACAAGCTCACCTACGAAGTGCGCCAGCTCGAAGAGCGCCTCGACGATTAA
- the hscA gene encoding Fe-S protein assembly chaperone HscA, with translation MALLQIAEPGQSPQPHQRRLAVGIDLGTTNSLVAALRSGLSEPLADEQGRVILPSAVRYHADRVEVGESAKLAAATDPLNTIVSVKRLMGRGLSDVKQLGDQLPYRFVGGQSHMPFIETVQGPKSPVEVSADILKVLRQRAEAALGGELVGAVITVPAYFDDAQRQATKDAAKLAGLNVLRLLNEPTAAAVAYGLDQHAEGLVAIYDLGGGTFDISILRLTGGVFEVLATGGDSALGGDDFDHAIAGWIIEQAGLSADLDPGAQRQLLQTACAAKEALTNAATVEVAYGDWKAALTREAFDALIEPMVARSLKACRRAVRDSGVELEDVKAVVMVGGSTRVPRVREAVAEAFGRQPLTEIDPDQVVAIGAAIQADTLAGNKRDGGELLLLDVIPLSLGLETMGGLMEKVIPRNTTIPVARAQDFTTYKDGQSAMMIHVLQGERELISDCRSLARFELRGIPAMVAGAAKIRVTFQVDADGLLNVSARELGSGVEASIQVKPSYGLTDGEIAKMLKDSFQHASDDKVARVLREQQVDAQRLIEAVQGALEADGERLLDAEERMVIELQMQELSELIKGTDGYAIEQQTKRLSHVTDAFAARRLDSTVKAALAGRNLNEIEE, from the coding sequence ATGGCCCTACTGCAGATCGCCGAACCCGGCCAAAGTCCACAACCGCACCAGCGTCGCCTGGCTGTCGGGATCGACTTGGGTACCACCAATTCCCTGGTCGCTGCCTTGCGCAGCGGTCTTTCCGAACCGCTGGCCGACGAGCAGGGGCGGGTGATCCTGCCGTCCGCCGTACGCTATCACGCCGATCGCGTTGAAGTGGGCGAGTCGGCCAAGCTGGCCGCCGCCACCGACCCGTTGAACACCATCGTGTCGGTCAAGCGCTTGATGGGTCGTGGTCTGTCCGACGTCAAGCAATTGGGCGACCAACTGCCGTACCGCTTCGTCGGTGGCCAATCCCACATGCCGTTCATCGAAACCGTACAAGGCCCGAAAAGCCCGGTAGAGGTTTCCGCCGACATCCTCAAGGTGTTGCGCCAGCGCGCCGAAGCGGCGTTAGGTGGTGAATTGGTGGGCGCGGTCATCACCGTCCCGGCTTATTTCGATGACGCCCAGCGCCAAGCCACCAAGGATGCGGCCAAGCTCGCCGGCCTGAACGTGCTGCGCCTGCTCAACGAACCGACCGCCGCTGCGGTGGCGTATGGCCTGGACCAGCATGCCGAAGGCCTGGTCGCCATCTACGACCTGGGCGGCGGCACTTTCGATATCTCCATCCTGCGCCTGACTGGCGGTGTTTTCGAAGTCCTGGCCACCGGCGGCGACAGCGCCCTGGGCGGCGATGATTTCGACCACGCCATCGCGGGCTGGATCATCGAGCAAGCCGGCTTGTCCGCTGATCTCGACCCGGGTGCGCAGCGTCAGTTGCTGCAAACCGCCTGCGCCGCCAAGGAAGCCTTGACCAACGCCGCCACGGTTGAAGTCGCTTATGGCGACTGGAAAGCCGCGCTGACCCGCGAAGCCTTCGATGCCCTGATCGAGCCCATGGTCGCCCGCAGCCTCAAGGCCTGCCGCCGTGCCGTGCGTGATTCCGGTGTGGAGCTCGAAGACGTCAAGGCCGTGGTCATGGTCGGTGGTTCGACTCGCGTACCTCGGGTTCGCGAAGCCGTTGCCGAGGCCTTTGGCCGCCAGCCGCTGACTGAAATCGACCCGGACCAGGTGGTTGCCATCGGCGCCGCGATCCAGGCCGATACCCTGGCCGGCAACAAGCGCGATGGCGGCGAACTGCTGTTGCTCGACGTGATCCCGTTGTCCCTGGGGCTGGAAACCATGGGCGGCCTGATGGAGAAGGTGATTCCGCGTAACACCACCATCCCGGTCGCTCGTGCCCAGGACTTCACCACCTATAAAGACGGCCAGTCGGCCATGATGATCCACGTGCTGCAAGGCGAGCGTGAGCTGATCAGCGACTGCCGCTCCCTGGCCCGCTTCGAATTGCGCGGCATCCCGGCCATGGTCGCCGGTGCGGCGAAGATCCGGGTGACCTTCCAGGTCGATGCCGACGGCTTGCTCAACGTTTCCGCCCGCGAACTGGGTTCGGGCGTCGAGGCCAGCATCCAGGTCAAGCCGTCCTATGGCCTGACCGACGGCGAAATCGCCAAGATGCTCAAGGATTCCTTCCAGCACGCCAGCGACGACAAGGTCGCCCGCGTATTGCGCGAGCAACAGGTCGACGCCCAGCGCCTGATCGAAGCCGTGCAAGGTGCCCTGGAGGCTGATGGCGAGCGCTTGTTGGACGCTGAAGAGCGCATGGTCATCGAACTGCAAATGCAGGAACTGTCCGAATTGATCAAGGGCACCGATGGTTATGCCATCGAGCAACAGACCAAGCGTCTGTCGCACGTCACCGATGCCTTTGCTGCCCGCCGCCTGGACTCGACGGTGAAAGCCGCCCTGGCGGGGCGCAACCTGAATGAAATCGAGGAATAA
- the fdx gene encoding ISC system 2Fe-2S type ferredoxin translates to MPQVIFLPHEKFCPEGMVVEAEPGISILELAHEHHIEMESACGGVCACTTCHCIIREGFDSLEEADELEEDFLDRAWGLEPQSRLGCQAIVGTEDLTVEIPRYSLNHAAEAPH, encoded by the coding sequence ATGCCGCAGGTGATTTTTCTGCCCCACGAGAAGTTCTGTCCGGAGGGCATGGTCGTGGAGGCTGAGCCCGGAATCTCGATTCTCGAGCTGGCCCATGAGCACCATATCGAGATGGAAAGTGCCTGTGGCGGCGTTTGTGCTTGCACGACGTGCCATTGCATCATTCGTGAAGGCTTCGATTCGCTGGAAGAGGCTGACGAGCTGGAAGAGGATTTTCTTGACCGTGCCTGGGGGCTTGAGCCGCAGTCGCGCCTGGGTTGCCAGGCCATCGTCGGCACCGAAGACCTGACCGTCGAGATCCCGAGATATTCGCTTAACCATGCGGCCGAAGCGCCGCACTGA
- the iscX gene encoding Fe-S cluster assembly protein IscX, with protein MSYGWNDVQRIAEELAEAKPDVDPLKVNFVDLQHWIMELPGFDSTSGRCGEKVLEAVQTLWIEEID; from the coding sequence ATGAGCTATGGTTGGAATGATGTACAACGCATCGCAGAAGAACTGGCCGAAGCCAAGCCGGACGTGGATCCGCTGAAGGTCAATTTCGTCGATCTGCAGCACTGGATCATGGAGCTTCCCGGTTTCGACAGTACCTCTGGCCGTTGTGGCGAGAAGGTCTTGGAAGCGGTCCAGACGCTCTGGATCGAAGAAATCGACTGA
- the ndk gene encoding nucleoside-diphosphate kinase, producing MAVQRTFSIIKPDAVAKNVIGKIVTRFEDAGLRVVASKMKQLSKAEAEGFYAEHSERGFFGELVAFMTSGPVVVQVLEGENAIARNRELMGATNPKEAAAGTIRADFAESIDANAVHGSDSEAAAAREIAYFFSATEVTTR from the coding sequence ATGGCTGTTCAACGTACTTTCTCCATCATCAAGCCTGACGCCGTTGCTAAAAACGTGATCGGCAAGATCGTTACCCGTTTCGAAGACGCTGGCCTGCGCGTTGTAGCTTCGAAAATGAAGCAACTGTCCAAAGCCGAAGCCGAAGGCTTCTACGCTGAGCACAGCGAGCGCGGTTTCTTCGGTGAGCTGGTTGCTTTCATGACTTCCGGTCCGGTTGTCGTTCAGGTGCTGGAAGGTGAAAACGCTATCGCTCGCAACCGTGAGCTGATGGGCGCTACCAACCCTAAAGAAGCCGCTGCCGGCACCATCCGTGCTGACTTCGCTGAGTCCATCGACGCCAACGCCGTTCACGGTTCGGACTCCGAAGCCGCTGCTGCTCGCGAAATCGCTTACTTTTTCTCCGCTACTGAAGTAACCACTCGCTAA
- the rlmN gene encoding 23S rRNA (adenine(2503)-C(2))-methyltransferase RlmN produces MTTSNGKTNLLGLTQPEMEKFFDSIGEKRFRAGQVMKWIHHFGVDDFDAMTNVGKALREKLKAVAEIRGPEVVSQDISSDGTRKWVVRVASGSCVETVYIPQGKRGTLCVSSQAGCALDCSFCSTGKQGFNSNLTAAEVIGQVWIANKSFGSVPATVDRAITNVVMMGMGEPLLNFDNVVSAMHLMMDDLGYGISKRRVTLSTSGVVPMIDELAKHIDVSLALSLHAPNDALRNQLVPINKKYPLKMLLESCQRYMSSLGEKRVLTIEYTLLKDVNDKVEHAVEMIELLKNIPCKINLIPFNPFPHSGYERPSNNAIRRFQDQLHHAGFNVTVRTTRGEDIDAACGQLVGQVLDRTRRSERYIAVRELTAADDAVQNAANSH; encoded by the coding sequence ATGACTACATCGAACGGCAAAACCAACCTGTTGGGCCTGACCCAGCCGGAAATGGAGAAATTCTTCGACTCGATCGGGGAGAAGCGTTTCCGTGCCGGCCAGGTGATGAAATGGATTCACCACTTTGGCGTCGACGACTTCGACGCCATGACGAATGTCGGCAAGGCCCTGCGCGAAAAGCTCAAGGCTGTTGCCGAGATTCGTGGCCCCGAAGTGGTCAGCCAGGACATTTCCAGCGACGGCACCCGCAAGTGGGTGGTGCGCGTGGCGTCCGGCAGCTGCGTCGAGACCGTGTACATTCCCCAGGGCAAACGCGGCACCTTGTGCGTTTCGTCCCAGGCAGGCTGTGCCCTGGATTGCAGTTTCTGCTCCACCGGCAAGCAAGGCTTCAATAGCAACCTCACCGCCGCCGAAGTGATCGGCCAGGTGTGGATTGCCAACAAATCCTTTGGCAGCGTCCCGGCGACCGTCGACCGTGCCATCACCAACGTGGTGATGATGGGCATGGGTGAGCCGCTGCTGAACTTCGACAACGTCGTTTCCGCCATGCACCTGATGATGGACGACCTGGGCTACGGCATCTCCAAGCGCCGCGTGACCCTGTCCACCTCCGGCGTGGTGCCGATGATCGATGAGCTGGCCAAGCACATCGACGTCTCCCTGGCGTTGTCGCTGCACGCACCCAATGACGCATTGCGTAACCAATTGGTGCCGATCAACAAGAAGTATCCGCTTAAGATGCTGCTCGAGTCGTGCCAGCGCTACATGTCGTCCCTGGGCGAAAAGCGCGTGCTGACCATCGAGTACACACTGCTCAAGGATGTGAACGACAAGGTCGAGCACGCGGTCGAGATGATCGAGCTGCTCAAGAACATCCCGTGCAAGATCAACCTGATCCCGTTCAACCCGTTCCCGCATTCCGGTTACGAGCGTCCGAGCAACAACGCGATTCGTCGCTTCCAGGATCAGCTGCACCACGCCGGCTTCAACGTCACCGTGCGTACCACCCGCGGCGAAGACATCGACGCCGCCTGTGGCCAATTGGTAGGACAGGTGCTGGATCGCACCCGTCGCAGCGAGCGCTACATTGCCGTGCGTGAGTTGACCGCCGCGGACGATGCAGTGCAAAACGCTGCGAACAGTCACTAA
- the pilW gene encoding type IV pilus biogenesis/stability protein PilW: MSLRFALVLLLAGLCSGCVLSGDYNPMRTSKGRDEARVAYVQLGIGYLQQGMTERAKVPLKKALELDDSDADANAALALVFQAEMEPGLADEHFRKALSARPQDARILNNYGSFLFEQKRYKDAYERFEQAAADTLYPERSRVFENLGMTASQLGWRDLARQHLEKALRLNRQQPRALLEMAELSYEDRHYVPARDYYERFSLLSEQNARSLLLGVRLAHVFEDRDKAASYALQLKRLYPGTPEYQQYLSEQ, translated from the coding sequence ATGTCCCTGCGCTTCGCGCTCGTTTTGCTGTTGGCCGGCCTTTGTTCCGGTTGTGTCCTGTCGGGTGACTACAACCCCATGAGGACCAGCAAAGGGCGCGACGAGGCCCGTGTGGCCTACGTGCAGCTGGGCATCGGCTACCTGCAGCAGGGCATGACCGAGCGGGCCAAGGTGCCGCTCAAGAAAGCCCTGGAACTGGACGACTCCGACGCCGATGCCAATGCGGCCCTGGCCCTGGTGTTCCAGGCCGAGATGGAGCCGGGGCTGGCCGATGAGCATTTTCGCAAGGCGCTCTCGGCTCGCCCGCAAGACGCACGGATCCTGAACAACTACGGCAGCTTTCTTTTCGAGCAGAAACGCTACAAGGACGCCTACGAGCGCTTCGAGCAGGCTGCCGCCGACACCCTTTACCCTGAGCGTTCGCGGGTTTTCGAAAACCTCGGCATGACAGCCTCGCAGTTGGGCTGGCGTGACCTGGCCCGCCAGCATCTGGAAAAGGCGTTGCGGCTCAACCGCCAGCAGCCGCGGGCGCTGTTGGAAATGGCTGAGTTGTCTTACGAAGACAGGCATTATGTGCCCGCGCGCGACTACTACGAACGTTTTAGCCTGCTGAGCGAGCAAAATGCACGTAGTCTATTGCTCGGCGTTCGGCTGGCACATGTGTTTGAAGATCGCGACAAGGCTGCAAGTTACGCCTTGCAACTCAAAAGACTCTATCCCGGTACGCCGGAATATCAGCAATACCTGTCGGAGCAATGA
- a CDS encoding helix-turn-helix domain-containing protein, translating to MKAAHPEVVAATRVNPGETLRQARENNGWSLAEVALKLNLTVASLGNLEAGAFDKLPGHTFARGYIRAYAKLLGMDQTLLVQQFDQYTGSDAQGSSVHSLGHIEEPVRVSHTILRIVSLLLLIAVIGGGFVWWQEQASLRNKEPVVMNPEHVEVEGADGTTQIHPLDEPEDQAVVEGQAAGETTLALPQSQDAADAQAGAEPPVPAPDAPTTPAAPITGSAPVATAPAAPSVPAPTVAAPAAHAAPAVPAAPVAPAAPAAPVSGEGQVQIQFVADCWTQITDGNGKVLFSGLKRKGDSTSVNGKPPFAVRLGYARGAQVSYNGQPVDIAPFTSGETARLKLGQ from the coding sequence ATGAAAGCGGCGCATCCCGAAGTTGTAGCAGCGACTCGCGTAAATCCCGGTGAGACCCTGCGTCAAGCCCGCGAAAACAATGGCTGGTCGCTGGCCGAAGTGGCCCTCAAGCTCAATCTCACCGTGGCTTCCTTGGGCAATCTGGAAGCGGGCGCGTTCGACAAGCTGCCTGGGCATACCTTTGCCCGGGGCTATATCCGCGCCTATGCCAAGTTGCTCGGCATGGACCAGACCTTGCTGGTCCAGCAATTCGATCAGTACACCGGTTCCGATGCCCAGGGCAGCAGCGTGCACAGCCTGGGACACATCGAGGAGCCGGTTCGTGTTTCCCACACCATTTTGCGAATCGTCAGCCTGTTGCTGCTGATCGCGGTGATTGGTGGCGGTTTTGTCTGGTGGCAGGAGCAGGCGTCCTTGCGCAACAAGGAGCCAGTCGTCATGAACCCTGAGCATGTTGAGGTCGAGGGTGCCGACGGCACTACGCAGATCCATCCGCTGGACGAGCCGGAAGACCAGGCTGTCGTCGAAGGGCAGGCCGCTGGCGAAACCACCCTGGCGTTGCCACAAAGCCAGGACGCCGCCGATGCCCAGGCGGGTGCCGAGCCACCTGTGCCAGCGCCAGACGCACCAACAACGCCGGCTGCACCGATCACCGGCAGTGCTCCGGTTGCCACGGCGCCAGCCGCACCGAGCGTACCAGCGCCAACCGTGGCTGCGCCTGCGGCCCACGCCGCTCCAGCCGTCCCGGCGGCGCCAGTGGCTCCGGCCGCTCCAGCCGCCCCGGTCTCGGGTGAAGGCCAGGTACAGATTCAATTTGTCGCCGACTGCTGGACGCAGATCACCGATGGTAACGGCAAGGTGCTGTTCAGTGGCCTCAAGCGCAAGGGCGACAGCACCTCCGTCAACGGCAAGCCACCCTTTGCCGTACGCCTGGGTTATGCCCGTGGCGCGCAGGTCAGCTACAACGGCCAGCCGGTCGACATCGCTCCGTTCACCAGTGGCGAGACCGCTCGCCTGAAGTTGGGTCAATAA
- the ispG gene encoding flavodoxin-dependent (E)-4-hydroxy-3-methylbut-2-enyl-diphosphate synthase: MHGESPIKRRESRKIWVGNVPVGGDAPIAVQSMTNSDTNDVAATVAQINRLEAAGVDIVRVSVPDMDAAEAFGKIKQLVKVPLVADIHFDYRIALRVAELGVDCLRINPGNIGREDRVRAVVDAARDRGIPIRIGVNAGSLEKDLQKKYGEPTPAALVESALRHVEHLERLNFQDFKVSVKASDVFMAVEAYRLLAKEIVQPLHLGITEAGGLRSGTVKSAVGLGMLLAEGIGDTIRISLAADPVEEVKVGYDILKSLHLRSRGINFIACPSCSRQNFDVVKTMNELEGRLEDLLVPLDVAVIGCVVNGPGEAKEAHIGLTGGTPNLIYIDGKPSQKLTNDNLVDELERLIRQKAAEKVEADAAVIARG, translated from the coding sequence ATGCACGGCGAATCTCCAATCAAGCGTCGCGAATCCCGAAAGATCTGGGTCGGCAACGTGCCCGTGGGCGGCGATGCGCCTATCGCTGTGCAGAGCATGACCAACAGCGACACCAATGACGTGGCCGCCACGGTCGCGCAAATCAACCGCCTGGAAGCCGCCGGTGTCGACATCGTGCGCGTATCCGTGCCGGACATGGACGCCGCCGAGGCGTTCGGCAAGATCAAGCAATTGGTCAAGGTCCCCTTGGTGGCCGACATCCACTTCGACTACCGCATCGCCTTGCGCGTGGCCGAGTTGGGCGTCGACTGCCTGCGCATCAACCCGGGCAACATCGGTCGCGAAGACCGGGTACGTGCCGTGGTGGATGCCGCCCGCGACCGGGGCATCCCGATCCGCATCGGCGTGAACGCCGGTTCCCTGGAAAAAGACCTGCAAAAGAAATACGGCGAACCGACCCCGGCGGCACTGGTGGAGTCGGCCCTGCGCCACGTCGAGCACCTCGAGCGCCTGAATTTCCAGGACTTCAAGGTCAGCGTGAAGGCCTCCGACGTGTTCATGGCCGTCGAAGCGTACCGTCTGCTGGCCAAGGAAATCGTCCAGCCGCTGCACCTGGGCATCACCGAAGCCGGTGGGTTGCGTTCGGGCACGGTGAAATCCGCCGTCGGCCTCGGTATGCTGCTCGCCGAAGGGATTGGCGATACCATCCGTATCTCGTTGGCGGCCGACCCGGTCGAGGAAGTGAAAGTCGGCTACGACATTCTCAAGTCCCTGCACCTGCGTTCCCGTGGCATCAACTTCATCGCCTGCCCGAGCTGCTCGCGGCAGAACTTCGATGTGGTCAAGACCATGAACGAGCTGGAAGGGCGCCTCGAAGACCTGCTGGTGCCGCTGGATGTCGCGGTCATCGGTTGCGTGGTCAACGGGCCGGGCGAAGCCAAGGAGGCCCACATCGGCCTGACTGGCGGTACACCGAACCTGATTTACATCGACGGCAAGCCGTCGCAGAAACTGACGAATGACAATCTGGTGGATGAGCTGGAACGGCTGATCCGCCAGAAAGCGGCCGAAAAGGTCGAAGCCGACGCAGCGGTCATCGCGCGCGGTTAA